The stretch of DNA ccctacctcgtggcttcctcttttatttcttgacgtggagtccaagtctcccggatcatgttcgttccaaaaatcacgttcccgaaggtttcattccgtttggactccgtttgatattctttttctgcgaaactatgaaataggaaaaaaaaacaattctgagctgggcctccggttaataggttagtctccaAAATAagataaaagtggataataaagcccaataatgtccaaaacagtagataatatagtatggagcaatcaaaaattatagatacgttggagacgtatcaccggccCGTCTTGGGGCCGTCCTCTGGCAGCCGGCCGCTTGAGCCAGCCAGCCACCAGAAGGCGGCGCTTCGTCCTTGACgcttgaggggcgcagccggccCGATGTCTCGAAATGCTCAGGGActcgggttaggctacccgtggcccattactccgacatcAACCATGGCGATCATAAGTTGTACTTCTTATTGCTCTACATGTTGGTTAATTCATTCACTCAATGTTGCTTTACACATTATATAGTCAGCACATGTTGTCTTGTTGTACTACAGGACAGAGGGCGGGTCACTCACACACATTTATGTGTGGAACGACATATGTCCATTCTGACTTGAGAATCGTTGAATTGGGAAAACGATGATTTCAAAAAACTTCTTGAACATCAAGTTATTTTGGATGTAATATTTACATTTGAACTATTTTTGCACTAGGCATATTGCATGTTATTTATGGAAGAATCCTGATATTTTCTATAGTTATTTTGAGTGTTGCGGTCTTAGGAAAAAATAAGGGCAGACATTTAGGGGACAAGATTGGATGGCCGGCTCCGGCATTAGCGTCCACATACATTTACGGGACCAGTCTGTCAACAAATAGTGTATCTGTTTTAGGGGTCagtgttggagatgccctaagatCAATAGTGGCTTTAGGCAAAAGAAGGAGATCAACGCCGCGCGAGAGAGCGCGGCCGTGGAGGTAGCCGCAAGCGTCTAATGATTCATTCTTGTATTGCCTATCGATAAATTGTCATATTTAATTTTGacatttttttagaaaaagagGATATACCATTGccctctgcatctgggcgatgcttattttattaattattcacaaagacATTATAAAGTAATACATCAGTAAGTCTAAAGCTACCATCTTGGAAACActtgtcgctactcctatcctcTTGATGAAGGGGTGCCGAATGTCCGAGCCGAATACCAAATAGACATCACACcaaagcctaacatctaaagtCGAGTACCCCATCCAAGCCACAATGTCAGGACTGGGTCATACACCGGTCCGGCGCACTCTCAGTGTACACCACATGCACACGCTGCAAGGAGTGTCACCACCGTCTTTCATCGATCCATCTTCAGAGCAGATACTGACGCATCGACCTTGCCAGACCTCTCTGCCATCGATGCCACCACGACGCTAGACAACGTCGTCCTCCTACGCGAGTTCATCGCCGCACATCGGACGTCGAGTCTCCACTGCGCCATGCCGTCGAGATCTGCCGCCATCAATGTAtaggatgaagcaccgctccaccaaagatGCCGTCCACTGTTCCCTCGAGCCCGTATAcacctccaagaatgacgcccccAAGGGGGAGACGACACAAAAGCGCCGCCGTCATCCGATCTACTGATCTAGAGTTTCCCCTGGAGGTAGCAGACAATGGTCTGAAACTTCTCAACGGTGATGCCTTTAAGAAGGAAACGGCACAGAAGAGCACTGCCATCGCCGGCCTTGGCAGCTAGCCGAGAGCAAGTTTTCACCCAGATCGGTTCAAAGAACCTCCATCAAGCGTTTTGTGCACGGATCGCCGTCTTCTCCGACGGGGACTAGACAAAAAGggtccagccgccgccgcctgacCGGCCACGACACCACCACGATGCCTAACAGCCGGCGTGGTCAGGCACACCACGCTAGCCCATCGCCACAGAACCGAGCCACCGGCCCACCCAAGCCCATCTGGGTCGGGCGAGATCCGTGAACCCGGCCTGCCACCACAGGAGCGCCTCCCGCGGCTTATTGCTATGTAGAGGTTGGGCGTGTGCTCATTGTGTTATATATTTTCTCGATGCTTCATTTTGAGTAAATAAAATCCATCCTTTGTCAATAATGATAACCTTTCATAAAAAAAGAACTGCAAGAAATTTCGTTAACAGAAAACTAACTAAAAGTCCTTTTCCTCAAATTTCACCTAAAATCCGTTTTCTAGAAACCGAGCTGTATCCAAACAACTACTTACGTATCTGCGTAGGTCATACATACATAATAAGAACAAAAGAAGCAGGTATCCGCAAACGCCAAGCGACGGCATCCTTCGGCTCCGCGGTTGCTCTCGATTCCACGAAAATGAAGGCAACATCCTGATTTATTAACAGTTATTACAACGTCTCCGCTTGGGTTTCTTGCCACGCTTTGCCGATGAAAACAACAACAAACAAGCGAATCCAGCCTTTTGCTTGTCCTTGGTGTGTGGCACATCGTTTTCCACAATTCCCATCGGTAACCGCGAAAATGTTGTGACGACAAAGAAGAAACGAGAAGATAAGAAAAACATGTGATGCCAAGCAGAGCAGAGCACCCACCATCGTATCATGTCGACGACACTTGCTGTGCCTATATAACATTGGGACCATCTTCCACCGCACCTGCTCTAGTTGTACCGCACTACCACACAGTTTTATTATTGCAGTAAGAAACTAATGGAGGTCGACGTAGCAGCAACTAGACTCGGAGTCGGAGGTGATGTGTCTTCTCCTTCATCGCTGAGCCTGCTCTGCGGTCTCGCTGCGCTGCTCGTCCTCCTGTGGGCGGTCTCCCGGGCCGCCGAGACATGCTGGCTGAGGCCACGGCGGCTCAGCCGGGCGCTCAGGGCTCAGGGCCTGGGCGGCACGGCGTACCGCTTTCCCGCCGGGGACCTCGCGGACAACGGCCGGCTCAACGAGGAGGCTCGGTCCAAGCCCATGCCGCTGTGCCACGACATTGTACCCCGTGTGGCGCCACAACTCGTCAACATCGTCAAGGAACACGGTAGGAGAATTTTGTTGTTGCTCAAGTTGAATTTCTCTCTGGTCCAATATGTCTTTCTTTTTTTTCGTTTTCCCGACATGAAAATTGATGTTACAGTATACTGAAGTATCTATGTTACTATTGCTCTTCTTGTACGGGCATCTGATGAATTAATCCTGCTCAAGGTAGCATTAAAAACAAGATATTATTGCTGTCTCAACTTCATTTTTTCTCCAATTCCCGCGGAAAAAAAATCATTTTCCCCAAAAGTTTCTGACGGCAATCAGTTTTGAACTGCATGTAGGCAACGTTTGCATCACCTGGTTTGGACCAGTCCTAAGGATGGTCATAGCAGAGCCAAAGCTAGTGAGAGAGATCCTATCTGACAAGTCCGGCCATTTCGAAAAATTCACCAACAAACGTCTGGGAAAACTGATAGCCCTTGGGCTTGCGAGCTACGACGGTGAGAAATGGGCGATGCACAGAAGAATCTTAAACCCCGCTTTCCATCTCGAAAAGCTCAAGGTAGTACTATTCTTTCTTACTAGGCTAGCTCCTAACCCGATCAGGCTGTGTGTGCACGCGCGCTAACTGAAGCTGTTTACAGAGCATGTTGCCGGCTTTCTCGACATGCTGCACCGAGTTGATAAGCAGCTGGGAAAGTAAATTAGCCGGTTCTGATGGATCACATGAAATAGACATATGGGAGGATTTCCAGAACCTAACCGGAGACGTGATCTCTCGCACGTCGTTCGGTAGCAGCTTCATGGAAGGGCGAAGGATCTTCCAGCTTCAGGCAGAGCAAGCAGAGCGAATTATCAAGGCCTTCCAGTATATGTACATCCCAGGCTACCTGTAAGCTGCACACTTCCTGTACCAATTACTCTTGACAGTCCTTTTTATTCTGAAGTACAGTAAGTTTTTTCCTTGTAAGAATGGAAGTAAGCATGAATGATGCGACTGGCCTTTTTCAGCTTCTTTCCGACTGAAAACAACAAGAGGATGAAGCAGATCAACCGAGAGATTGAAGGGCTCCTGAGAGGCATCATCGAGAAGCGGGAGCGCGCAATGGAGAACGACGGGCTTGGCGGCGACGACTTGCTTGGCCTGATGCTGCAGTCGAACAAGGAGAGGGGGACGTCAAGGATGAGGATGAGCACCGAGGATGTGATCGAGGAGTGCAAGCTCTTCTACTTCGCGGGGATGGAGACCACGTCCGTGCTGCTCACCTGGACGCTGGTCGTCCTGGGCATGCACCCCGAGTGGCAGGATCGGGCCAGGGAAGAAGTCCTCAGCGTCTTCGGCAAGGACAAGCCCAACTTCGACGGCCTCAGTCGACTCAAAACGGCAAGTGTCTCTCACACTTTACTTTTAAGTCTCGCCTAGAAGCCATTGCTGACTATGATTTGGCTCGGATTTCCTTGTCCAGGTGACGATGATACTGTATGAGGTGCTCAGGCTGTACCCACCGGCGGTTACGCTGAACCGGAAGACATCCAGAGAGATGCAGATTGGAGGTATCACCTACCCTGCGGGCGTGCTGCTGGAGCTGCCGATAATCATGGTTCACCACAACCCGGATGTATGGGGGAAAGACGTGCTGGAGTTCAAGCCGGAGAGGTTTGCGGAGGGGATCTCCAAGGCAACCAAGGACCAGCCGGTCTTCTTCCCGTTCGGCTGGGGCCCGAGGATTTGCATCGGCCAGAACTTCGCGATGCTGGAAGCCAAGATGGCGCTCAGCATGATCCTTCAGCGTTTCGAGTTCCAGCTCTCACCTTCCTACACGCATGCGCCGTACACAGTCATCACACTGCATCCTCAGCATGGAGCGCAGATTATACTCAAGAGTCTCTGATCGTCATCTTGTCTTGCAGCTTTGTCGACCTGTCGTGGGTAAGTTACCTGTGGGGTAACTTGGTAAGTGTAAGAAGTAGATTGAATCAAGTGAACTACTACTAGACTGTTTCATTGTATCCTAAAACTGGGTATTTGTACATGGTTAAGTACGTGTTGTTCACACCGGTTACGAGGAACACAACTGTTACCAAAGTTGGTTTATACAGGGAAAAGGTGCCtgaaaacaaacaaacaaacaaaaaaggTAAAATGTGCCTCTTCAGAGCAGGCACCAATACAGAAAGGAGGCGTCCATACGGACACATGCGTCCGCCCGGGGCCAAATTTAATGTTTTGGAAAAACTAACGCCCACACGTAGCGTTTGCAGATCGCCCACACGCCTCCATCACCATTCATTTTGCCACGTATAAATAGATGACATCAGCAGAAATCTTTTTGGTTTTCGGCTTAAAAATGTTTTATCTCCTAAATAAAAAGGCGAACTAAAaatccgttttcaccattaaatccgtctcgacgagatcttcaaaactagagcCCATGTTGATATGCTTCAATGATTTTTTTTGCCCAGAagttgccatgatgtttacactaGTTGCCATGGTGCttaaactaaagttgccatgtgacATTTTTAGTTTGTAGATCATGGCAATTTTAATATTTTGATGATGGCAATTCCAGTACTTTGACCAtgaaaaaaatattttttattgaaccatggcaattttaagtgcatgtatcatggcaattttagtttatgGTACATGGCAAGTCTAGTTTCTTAATCTCCGTTTTATAATATGTTAAAATTTACTTTTAAATTTAAAAGAAAAATAGTTgaaacatatcatggcaacttcAGTGTAAATATCATGGCAATTCATGTGCAATAGACATGGCAACTTTTAACCAAAAAAAATTTCGCCGAAATATATCGATATGAGATATAGTTTTGAATATCTCATCGTGagggatttaatggtgaaaacggatcttcaatcgtatttttcatttaagagataaaacattttaaaaactgaaaatccaaaaagattctcgcatgcatgcatgcgatgACGTGGCAATCTATTTGCATTAGAGACCTGTGGTGCGTCTCCTTTACTGCCACACGTGTGACAGTTATCGACGTCCTAATGTTTTAaggtggtgtttggttctctagtccTAAGACTTTTTCTAATCCCAACTAAAAAGTCcatagtccctaaaaagtccctccctgtttgtttttagagactaaaaagtccctagtccctttctagaggttattaaatgaccatgttgcccctagtatatagaaaaataataatcaaacaacaccatgaggtggcgggccaatgggtgcatggaggggcattgttggaaaagtctCAAAAAGTCTcaaaaagactctccttgagagtcttcttcatttagtcccaaatacctagtttagtccctaaaaagtccctcccgtttggtaaaaagtctctaagagggactttttctagtccctacacaaAAAAGTCCCTAGAAATAAACACCCCTAAGTCTTTTGCGAAAATTTAGCAGGATCTGACTCTTGTTCGAAAGAATTTCAGGATCTGACATTTTTCCTATCGCCGTAGTCTCTGTCACCAAGGTAACATTGCCTACCGCCAGGGTCTTCGACGATAGAATTTAAACTATGTTATAATGTCGTCATAACATGAAAAATACCCACCTTCAAAATCCTTGACGGTAGACCATCATACCCTACGCATGCATGTCGGCTGGGCTGGACGGCGTTTTGCAGTTATGTGGCTGCAAATGTGCAGGCTGCCTGCGCTGCCTACTCCATGCCTAGCTACCTACATGTGCATCCCATCAATTGTTCAAGTTTGTGGCATGTCCAAGCTaggagctactccctccgttttagactagccacaatgaagagtaacatacactagtaatatacacatatctctagactatgttactacctccatagtgggtagtaacataagtgtggtaacatgcaaagcTTTATTTATTAAGtgatagactcatattgcattgtgACATGTGATGTTatagtaactagctaagttactcaaactacctctctcctcattaactcattgccacataagcaaatttactGAGTTAGactcgatgttactgctgaaTTTACTCACTGTGGCTAGTCTTAAAATATAGCATGCCCGCGCTTTTCGAGGTTAAAATTTGACCATAAATCTAACCAATGAGACCGACCAGTGAATTCGTATTCAAAAAAAGTTTTTAATTATATAATTTTTGCTTCCGCCACAGTcagtctcgttggttaaatttatggtcaaagttgaagcGCGAAAACCGAGAACACACtatattttgaaacggagggacTACGTGCTAGTAGTGATGCATGTGGGTGGAAAGAGAAAGGAAAAGATGGATGCAATGTGCGTGCATACTATGCAGTGCGTCAAAGAGAGCAATGGTTGCATGCACTCACATGCGCCTCGTAATAGTGTATAGCCTACCGCCAAGGACAATGGTGATAGGGTTACATAGCTTACCGCCACTGGTGGTAAGATATGTTGCACGTTAAATGGTCGTGACGGCGTAGTTAAGTCCTACCGCCACTGATATTGGTGGTAGGTTGTGTAACCCTACCACCGATAACTACGACGGTAAGAAAAGGGTCAAAACCTGATTTTTTCGAAATAGGATCAGATCCGGCTATACTTCCGCAAAAGGGTCAAGACACCAAATTTGGCCTCCGCCCGGCGCTTCACGCAAACAACAAATACCTATGGCATTTTAAGGCGTCTTCAGCCAATCTTCTAAAAGGGACATGGTATTCGTCCATGGAAAGTGATGCGGTCAACCAAACGAAATTTGAACAAACGTATAGATTTCATGCAAACCAGATGATTTCCATTTAAACTAGACCAAAATCATGGCATTTTCAACACAAAGCAGACATGTTTTTTTAACATAGCAAAACCTAGTCTACATCTTTGTTGTCCCTGGAGGCGTCCATGTTCCATGTCCTGTTCTTCCCCATGTCCAGCGAGCTCAACGGCCATTACCTCCGGGAAGTGAAGATAAGGATCGCCGACGAGGGGAAGAGTAGGACATGGGACATGGAGGTGCCCACGTTCATGTCCCACCTTCTACACTTCCATGCCAGAGTCCGCTATGTGGATATCGCCCATCGAGGTCAAAGTTGAATATTTGAGGACTCTTCCATCAATTTAATCAAAATAATAGTGGATAAAACATGAATAACATAATAGCGATGATAATCAAAACAAACAACAAACTACTGAAACTAGTCATGCAGTCGAGGTGATAAGAAATAAGTATCATATTCATATCGATTGCTACTAGTTGTAAGCCAAATGCTAATCCTAAAAAAGAGGATAAAATGGCATACGGAGCAGCGGAAGAGGAAGCAGGTGCACCGTTCATGAACTCGCGGTAGGTTTGCCCCTCTGCCAGCCGGTGATGCGCGAGAGGGCGAGGTTGTACATTGGTCCTCCAACGCGAGTCGGAGCACCTACACTAGCGGCCTCGGCTGCTCATCCTCCATGACGTCGTTGAAGTGCGCATGCGCCTGTGCAATGGTGAAGCCGGTACGGACCAGCGCAAGCACGGATGCCGGATCGTCGTCAGATGCCTCCTGCATTGTCGGTCCTCGTTGCTCACCTCCAGCGAGCTTTCCTGCAAGCTAACAACTATCCTCTGCGCATGACAGGCCTGCCAGTTAGCCGCAAGACTATGAGTATTGGGCTTCAGATCAGGTGCTCTAACTCTACACTTGTTAGTGCCTTCTCTGATGCTGATTGGGCTGGCTGTAGTAATGATAgaaaatcaataggagcactttcAGTATTTTTTGGCTCTAATCTTACTTCTTAGTGTCAGAAAGCAGACTACGATATCAAGTCAAGCACCAGAGGTTGGATACAAATCTTTGGTAGATGTAACTACTGAGATCATTTGGATGGAATCCTTGCTTGCACAATTTGGGATTAAACAACACCGTGTGTCCTATTTATGGTGTGATAATTGAGGAGCAACTTATTTGTCTGCTATCTTTCATGATATGACCAAACGCGTCGAGATTAATTTTCACTTTCTACGAGAAAGAGTTGCAAAAGAGAAGTTGGAGATATGATTCATTTCATCCAAGACCAATTGGCAAACGGGTTCACAAAAGCCCTTCCAGTAAGGCCATTcgaggaattcaagaggaatttAAATTTAGGACAACTTAAATTAAGAGAGGGTGTTAGATAATATGGTTTAATTCCATATCGTACTCTCAACTACACTTATCTCTATTCCCTCTCGCACTTATCCCTTTCTCTCACCTGTACACACTGCATCTAAGCGATCGACATGTACTTGCATGCCACGACAGGGGCTCTTTCTGTGGCACATAAACAAAGTTCATGTGTCACATAGAAGCCCTCACGCCCCCGCGTTGTCCCCGCTAGGGCGACTCGGGCGACGCACAAACCCTAGCCGCCGAGGGCGCGATCCCCCACTTCCCTTTCCTCTGCCGCCGCCGGAGGATGCCACCGGGCTAAGCCCGGAAGCCGATGGCAGTGGCGGAGGACTCCCTCTCTCCCGCATCTTAGGGGTGGTGTGGGGCCCCTAAACATGTGGTGGCGCGGCCGATCCAATTTGCGGTGCGACATCGATGGCTGTGGCAGGCGACGACGTGGTGGCCGGCCCTGCCTCAGACGACGGCGGCAGCTTGCGCGACATGGCCCTGTACCGGGAAGGGCAGTGGCTACGGTCAACGGTGGCTTGGAGGGCTTGGTGGACTGGTCGGCGGCGCCTCCGGTCAGATCTAATCTTACTGGTACAGCCGACGGTGGTGGTCATCTCCTCCGTTGGAGGTTGTCGGCCTGAGGCTGGATGGTCAGATCTCGAGATCCATTATCTAGTCCCGGCTGTGAGTCGGGAAAACATAGTTTCCATGAAAATCGAGCCGATGGCGACGTTCTACGTcgttaccttgatgaaggcatcgCCATGTAACTACTGTCGACCCACTCGTGCCGCTCTGTGGGAAACCCTAGGATCTAGTCTTCCAGATCGAACGATGGCGGTACTGCGGTGTCGTTTCTCTCTTGGGAGCATCGTTTATGGAGCAACACTGGAAGACAGAGGCAGAAGGTGGAGTGTCTTCGTCTTGCATGGAGCTTcggtggagatgtcaagtcatgTCTGGCTGACAGGTGCTACGTTGTGTCATGCCTGGCCGGTAGGTGCTACGCACGACAAATCTTCCAAAATCTTCGCGTCTGGATGGACGAGCGCGGGGCGGTGGCACCGTTGGGTGCCGTGGTGGCGTTGACGGATGGACGGACTGGTAAGGATGATGCGGATCTCTCTCCTGAAGATGGGTCAACGGCCCGATGATGATGACTGCGTCTAAAACATGTGCATGTGGTGTACGCTTTAGGTCTGTTACACCGGCTGCTGGTTATGATACGTTATGTGGATGGATCGGTGACGACACCGGTTTTAGATATGGGGAGTGAGAGCACTCCGTATTATAAAATTTTGTAGGTGTAAGTGATGGCTTCGGGTGGCTTCTTGTTAAACCTTTGTTgaataataaataaaaataaCAATATGTTTTAACCTTTTTTCTAAAAAATCATAAATAAAGTTCACACGGCTCCATCAGGGAGTAGGAGCGCTTGTTTGGCAAATCTTCAAAACACTCGAAGTAATTTAATTTGATGGGCTGTTAGTTTAAACTCATGATCACGTTctgcccatagagttttcttttggaACCAGTAAGATTTTATTTCTCAAATAATAGCCAAATTATTTATAATGGAGTGAGAAATAAAGTCAAGGATAAACATTCCCAAGAAATAGAAGTTTATCATTAAAAGATTTTGCGCTAATGATCACGTTCTGCCCATAGAGTTAGTGAACCAAACGTTTCACTGATTTGCAGTCTGAAGGAAACTTAAAACGTGAAGCATGGGTCAAAACTATGTATGACATCAGCACATGCGTTGTTGCCGAACTCATGTCTGCCCTTATCAATATTCATTTGTGTAAACATTGCTCAACACAGTACAATCACAAGATTATTTTAATTATAGATATACCCATCTTTACGGTTCGAGCCCCCACCTCTGTTGGGCGGTTTGGTTAAGACCTTCGGTTTTAGATGCTAGGTTTGGTGTGAGGTCTGGATAGACGGTCCTAATTATGTGCACCTCCTTCATCAAGTTAACAAGAATAGCAATACAGGAAGCTGGCTTTAGAGTTATTAATGTATTATTTTATAAGGTCTTgatgaataattaataaaatagTTGTATGCATTGATCATACAAAGGTAGGGGGCATCCTTGTGTTTCAAAAAAATGCTGATCTCTAAGGACATACTATGTAAACATTATTTGCTTTTTATGGTGCTCACTGGATTTGCCATGTGGTCAATGCACATTTATCTTGTTATCTTTATTGTAATAATTAATTAGGACCCACTAAAATTGTTTGTTCAAATAATATAGCTTGCGCATTTTGCCTCTTGCTTTAACAACGACGACGATGATGAATAATAATAATACTCTCTCCGTCTGGTGTGTAAGTCATTTTAcaaaaaccaaatagtcccaaaacacttaagCGCGGTGCATCAACGTCTaactcgtttcttgtttcttgacatatcaaccaataaaaGATGAAGGGTGTGTATGCTTTTAATGTcttgagattaccaaacacgacatgcagtgattagttcattgcatgcaattttttttaaaaaagaaggatgatccccggcctctgcatctgggagatgcatacggccactttattgattattttcaggaccttacaaagtattacaacAATGAATATGAATCCACCATCTTGGCAACACATGCCGCTACTTCTATCCAAAATGATGAAGAGGTGCTAGCTGGGCCACTACCCAAACcactcacctaagcctaacatcAAAAGCCGGAAACCGAAACATATTCGgaagccccagccgagccacataccgggtctggggcacaaTCCGGTCAGACGCACTCGTGTTCGTTACCGCCATCTTTCACAGGTCCGTCTTCATATCATATTGAGGCTTCTACCTTGACTGGCCACTCTGCAATCGACatcaccatgacgccagacagcaacctcctcctgcgcgagtccatctccgcgCATCGGGCGGCAAGCCTCCACAGCGCCATGCCGCCGATCTTCGCCGCCATCAATG from Triticum urartu cultivar G1812 chromosome 3, Tu2.1, whole genome shotgun sequence encodes:
- the LOC125544062 gene encoding cytochrome P450 72A13-like; translation: MEVDVAATRLGVGGDVSSPSSLSLLCGLAALLVLLWAVSRAAETCWLRPRRLSRALRAQGLGGTAYRFPAGDLADNGRLNEEARSKPMPLCHDIVPRVAPQLVNIVKEHGNVCITWFGPVLRMVIAEPKLVREILSDKSGHFEKFTNKRLGKLIALGLASYDGEKWAMHRRILNPAFHLEKLKSMLPAFSTCCTELISSWESKLAGSDGSHEIDIWEDFQNLTGDVISRTSFGSSFMEGRRIFQLQAEQAERIIKAFQYMYIPGYLFFPTENNKRMKQINREIEGLLRGIIEKRERAMENDGLGGDDLLGLMLQSNKERGTSRMRMSTEDVIEECKLFYFAGMETTSVLLTWTLVVLGMHPEWQDRAREEVLSVFGKDKPNFDGLSRLKTVTMILYEVLRLYPPAVTLNRKTSREMQIGGITYPAGVLLELPIIMVHHNPDVWGKDVLEFKPERFAEGISKATKDQPVFFPFGWGPRICIGQNFAMLEAKMALSMILQRFEFQLSPSYTHAPYTVITLHPQHGAQIILKSL